GTGAGAAACACTTGTCACACGGTGGGGTCCTCCGGGGCCACAACATGGCGGTTTTATGTTTAGCGACTGCTGGTAATTTGGTATTGAGTGGGTCCGCTGATAAAAGTATTTGTGTATGGAGAAGAGAGCCTGGTGGGGTCCATTTATGTTTGTCAGTTTTAACAGGTCATGGTGGGCCAGTGAAATGCTTAGCCGTTGAAGAGGATCATGAACGTGGGAATCAAGGAGATCAACGGTGGATATTGTACAGTGGTAGCTTAGACAAATCTGTGAAGATATGGCGCGTGAGTGAGAATTGGAACCACGCGCAAGATTTCCGAGAGTATAATTATCAATCGCCTAGGCTAAGCTATTCTTCGCCGACCACATACAAAGTCGGCAACTATCATTAAGGATAAAAGGTTGAAAAGTGCAATGATGACGCGTGCGGAATGGAGCGTGAAGCTCACGCGGAACTATGAGGAATTGGTGTTTCCTTGGAGAAGGTAGGGTAATGGTTAGAAGTGGTGGTGAAATATGGACCGTGTGATCTTTTTACTGATAATCATGGAGATGCAAATTGTATAGTTATGATTCTGAATGCACAGTATATTTACcatcaattttttgcaatttctcATTTTGTATGATCAAGtttttcctaaaaaaaaaatatttaaaatattaatttgtacATTACTTACTACCTAAAAAGATTGTAAATTGAGTactattagtatttttttatattaaggCAAATATTGTAATATGTCGTAAATTaactattctaaaatatttaaaatatatataaatggaataattaatataacttgaatcaaaacaaaacatgaaagacaaataaaattttaacaatgTAGATAATTTGAGTGTAGAATTTTTGTGATCGTCATTACACACACAATAGTTCtattattaatttgtttcaatATTCCAAATAAACTTTAGTTCTATGAGCAGAAGCACAACCTCAATTCATCAAGAAATTTATAGCTGAAAATCGAACAAAAACTTTATGATCTTAAATCAACTtacaaaatatactaaaaatagaAGCAAATCTCCAATAATagaaaattattctttttaaaaagcaaaaaaagAACATAGATAGATGTACATATACGGACGAAGACAATAATTTTAGAAAACTGGAAATCACAGttccctcacctttcaaaatcaatAGTGTTAAATTTGAGAGAGTTTGGTTGATAGGTTTTGAAAAGATACTATGAAATACCTACTTGTTCTTGGTTTAATCTGTTTAATTGGTTTATTGGACAAATTAGTTGCATTTAGTTAAGGAGACAAGGGGCGGAACCAGACTATATGCCTAAGGGGGCATCCACTCAGTTCTATTCACATATGTGATATGtacacatatatttatataattaatgacCAAAATGATTCTTACTAATTATATAGCAATTGGATGGTGTTgcatgcattatatatatatatatatatatatatatatatatatatatatatatatatatattgttcaTTCACATAAGTTTATTAATTTTCCAATCtgattaattaatgttttattttcatttcatgGCCCTCACCTGTTAAAGCTAAAAATCGAAATCAGTAGTACTCCATATTATCTCTAAGTATTTTATCCAGATTAAGTGTAAATTTAGGGTAAGTTGATATTCCATCTGGTAGAAAGAAACATTATATTCCGATCTGGAATTTTCATGGACGATATTTCCTCTCattataataacaaaaaaaccaATAATTCCGACGTACAGTTAATTGAATAGGCGGCACCATAGCCGTCCATAAGACATTAATGTCAATGAGACGCAAAATTTGCATGACATTATGCAAGGCAAGTGGGGGAAATTATAGGAAATTTGGAAGATGAACAAAAGGGGCATTTTGGAGGTCCACATGAACTAGGAAACGATTAATATCAGATGGTCTAATAGTgccaaacaaatcaaattttgtaatatttcaaaaattaatttaatttttttaaagaaaataataaattatctcCATTTGACTAATTTGCTGAAAATTCGTCCAATTTTTCAAAAGCGATCTAAATATTGTATCTACGTGAAAATGTCGGACtgatataaaatatgaaattataatttattcgaACCGAATGAAATCCCAAACGGCAACCCCTCTTCTTCTCAgatgtaaaaacaaaattatacatttaattttcacgtaagcataattaaattaattttgaaaaatgaataaattttcAGCGAATTGATCAAATTGGAACAAATTtacatcttttaaaaaatttaaataattttttttaaaataaaagatattcaCCCTTTTATCATCATTAAATCTATTGTCATTGGCGTTTTGTTGTATGCAACGGGAACAATTGACCTGGGACTCCTCGTAAATCACTACTTATGGAGAAAATTTAAGTCAATTTATGGGCCGACGTAAAACTATTACCCAAACTAAAGTGAgcataatttaagaaaaatcagTGCAGATAGTGATTCTTGATGTGTTTGTACGTCCATTTTTTATGATcaagagaaaataaaagaagaaatataTGTATGTTTCGAAATGGCAGAACCATATTTTAAGTTACCTATGAGTGAAGCAAATCAGAAAATGAAGTTTGAGGCAACAAACTAATATAAGGAAATGAAGAAGATATCTTGTAGCTAAATGTTTGATATTTGAACCATATATACGTCTCTACTAGTATTAAACTAGCATGCAAAGTAGTGACAAATTTTGATTAGGAAAAATTATACAGGTGGtatctaaactttttaaaatattctatttGAATGTCTGGACTTTTGTTTCTTTTAAGTTAGTATCTCAACTGTTTAAAGATATGTCAAATTGgtaatttttagttatttttaatcaTCCGACTACTGGTgagccaaaaataaattttaaattttctaatataATTTTCAGTTTGGATGCTAACTAGGAAAATGTATCATctataaaacatatttttgaccgaattaattgaatttgtttagatTTTGCTAAGAACTGTCAAAATTGATATaatagaaaattttattttttgtcctTCGAATCGTACGAATTAAttgaatcgggttaaaattgatattattgtaattttcaattttttctctTTTGGAATGATTTTTAACCTAATCGGTTaaatcgatttaaattttaattagaccTGTTAAAATTAGGCTAATCCTCTAAAAATCCCCTCATCTTTCAACCCcctttcgtttgcaccctcacctttcaaaatccccAATTTCACCCTAATTatcacctttcactttcaattgcaccctcgaaatattaaattgacatttttttcactcaaaaaatttcaaatcaatattttttatttttactcattTTCTAAATAGtactaaatgttaaaatttcaacATTATAAGCATCttctctaaaaaatattttaaaaattactaaatttcacattcacttttatttaattttaccgttttaattccataaaattaattaaattagatactatttataatatttgttgaaatataaagtattaatttgaactttttgcagtaaaaataggtcaatttaatatttaagggtgtaattgaaagtgaaaggtggaaattagggtaaaattggagattttgaaaagtgagggtgcaaatgaaaggaaattgaaaggtgaggggtttttcagAGGATTAaccttaaaattaatattattgaaatttttaaatttctcttTTCGGTTGGATCATAGTCTATTTTCCACCGTTTTTAAAGCccattttaaataagaaaatccCACCcattttcaaataagaaaagCCCATTTTAAACATAGAAACCCACGTTTGATCACATATTCACGTTCgtcttcatcatcatcatcatcataattATCTATTTCCAAACCCTAGCCGCTATTATTTCCCCGACAGAAACAATTTAATAGAAAATCAACGGCGGGGGTACAGATCCTCACTGGTTTAGTCTCGTTTGCCATTCTTAACCACCTTTAACCTCCAATATTTTCGTCTGATTGAAGAATCCGGTTGCACTTTGCAAGGTCCGACTCAGATCCCGTGTCGGGTCGGGTAGGAAGACCCGAAATGGAGAGTCCGGGTAAGAGAGCAGGGAGTCCGAAGCGCAGTGGTAGTCCAATTTCTGAACATCAACGAAGAAGGAAAGATGATGAAAGGGATTTAGATAGGGATTCTGAGTATTCAAATAGACATCCTGATCGATATTCCTCCAGGAGCTCTTCTACTAGGCATGACGAATACAGCAGGCGCGATGAAGAGAGGCGTCGAGATTCTAGGTTTGCTGGTTATTCTGATATCGTCCGAGATGAGAGTAGAGACAATTTGCGAAACGCTCGCGGTAAATATGGAAGTTCTTGGCATGGAAGCAAGGATTATAGAGCTAGCAAACATAATTCTCAAGATAACGATAGGGATCGGTACAGGCGGGATAGAGATGTTCGTGATGAGAAAAGGGATTACCATAGGAGTTCTGGAGACCACAAAAGTTATCGAAATAGAGATTCTTATGAGAATAACCAAAGAGAACTAAAGGATACCGACAAGGAGAAGGATCGGTACGATAGAGTATCACAAGGAGATAAATCAATTTCTGGGAGTGGAAATCAAGAATCAGTACCCAAAAGGCCTAAGCTATTTACTTCTGACTGGGATGTTCAACATTCAAAAGATGGTAGTCCTTATGTTTTTTCATATGACTTATAGCGTTTTAGTTCTCTCTTAGTTGCTTTGCAATGATATGCTTTTACAACTTTAGTAATTTCAATGCACTTTATATCTGTAGCCAATGAAACACTAAAACAAGTCGACGAGGTTGTCCCTGCACAGCAGTTCCATGCTACTAATTCAGAAGCTGCTAATGATCTCAATTCAGCAAAAGTTGCTGCAATGAAAGCTGCTGAATTAGGTACATGATAGTTTCTTTTCTTATTCATCTCATATCAAACAACGCAGAAACtgtataattttcatttttcattacTCTTGCTATGTTTATGACTTTATCACTTTTTTATCATACACTAAAGCAAGTTAGTTACAGGTTGAATATTTTTGCATTTAATGAACTATAGGCCTTTTACAGAATGGCTGccaacgtttcatttgttattttggtaatccaattatcatttttacaacaaagtGAGCTTACCCGATTATTTTAGGCAGTTTTTTTTACTGATGTAGTTGACAGAAAATGGTATGGTTAACCAAACtatatgatttaatattttttatttaactattaAATCAATTGAGTAATAACCGCACTATTTTTCGACATCCACATCTGTAAAAATTGAAAGGAAATAATCCCGTTGCTGTAAAAATGATAGTTAGGTAACCAAAATGTAACAAATAGAATGTTGGACCATTATGTAAAAGGCATATAGTTCACTAAatgcaaaaatatttaacccttAGTTTACATTTGAAGTTTCAACAATACATTGAACATAATGATTTAGTGAACTGAACATGTGTTTTATACAAGTATTTCAATTTCATTATCTTATTTAATTATCAGTGTTTTAAAGTAACCACCATTTATTTTGcactttgatttttctttttctctcaaaaatTATTGGACAATGATTGCTTGCAGTTATCAAGAGAATTAGCTACCTTGCCCTTGTTTCCCTTCTTTCATCTTGTCCTTTTTTTTGTTACATCACATTGAATATCTTTGTTCACAAGCCATCTGGAATAGGGAATAGCTCACTACATTCGCAACATGTGGGAGATCCATGGACATATTAGTTACTGCTGTTCTGTTGGCTTGAGCATATAACTTATAGCAAAGTGCATTGACTGTGCGGTGAATGCATTCCAATAAATTGAACTTCTCTTTGTCTGCCTTAAGACATGTTTTTTGAGTACCATCAATTCTCTCTACTaactaaatttcatttttctcatGTCTCATTTATCTCCATATTAGAAATAGTTTTCTTGTGTTCTTGCCATCAATTCATCTTCACATCACCTTGTGAAAAATCAGCATGATGTTCCTGGTTTCCCCCTCTCTCCCTATTCCCCACATACTAATGATTTTCCTTCTAGATGATCTTGATCAACTACTACTGATTCTCCTTCTTGATTGTCTGCTTGTATGTAAGAGACTATTTTGGAAAAACTTTAGATCTTTTAAGAATTTTTCTCCACAAATTTGTATTATGCTATTTGAGGGAATTGATGACTAGTGGTTCTTGTCAAGTGGTACATTAATTGTTTCCCTAATAAAATCTTGATATGTTGTACACATAAGTGACCTAGCAACCTTCTGTGGTGCTATAGTAAAAGTTCCCATGTAGCTACTTAGCAACACAAACAATTTTAGACTTCAAAAAGCTTGGGAGGGAACACCAAAAACTGTGAAAAatgttattttcaaaatttatccGTGATCTGTAGTTTGCATTCCTCAATTAAAACTGAACTGAACTCTTCCAAAATGACACATCTTTCTATACCGATAGCatacaagtgcaacccgttgAAGATATGAACATTGCCACCGGTAGGAGATATGAACATTCacacattaaaaaattatctattttgcTATGTAGTCTGGTATTTTTCTTACATCAGGAACAACTCCACATCACCTCAATTTGGCCAATTATCAGTGTGTTCATGAGAAATGCTATCCTCTTTTTTTATTGCCTTTTCTCTATTTTGCTGACACCTATCAAATTCCATCCAGGCAACTTGAGGCATACGGAAATTCTCTTGAACTTTATATTGCTATGGgtaaattttactaatttagTAGTAATATCTAATAGTTtggattataaaatatattattagtaAATTAGTCCAACACTATACTTTATAACATTATTAGTCAAATGAGATTCACACTtgtaataatatagtaaaaaattTCATTCTATCATTAAGTTGTTTTGATAGAATATGATGGTGGCAACAAACTAAAGAAATGGCGATAGAAATAGGTATAAAGGAGAACTTGGCTAGTATTTTTCTTGCATTCACTCACTGTAAAGAAGATGCGAGGTAAACTTTGGTATGAATGAAAAGGTCTTTATTTGAGGCTGATTTTTCGTTTGTAGGCcggttaattttaattttggtaaaaGAATTGGAAGcatgttattttttattcaagGATGAGCTTCATAAGGGTCTGTTTTTGGGAATTAGTTAAGGAAAGGTATGGATTTGGAAGGGGAATATTGTTTGGTTTCGAGAAGAATTGCTAGCTTGAATTGGTGCGTGAGTGTTTTCCAAATTAATCATGTTACTGCAGTTAATGTTTGAATTGCTAGGTTGAATCTAAATAATGTCTTCGGCACTTTAGATTGCTTTCAGAATGCAATCTCATAGTAGAGTTATAATCTTAAGTCTTAACAAGCTTATCTTGTCTGAACTAAACTGGTAGAATTTTCCACGCGTCCCAGTTATAGATTGCTAGAAGTTGTTCTATGCAGGTAGGATTTTTTTTCCCTTTAATGCTTTGTTCATGAAATTAGCTGTGTGGTTAATGTTGTGTAGCACGAATCAATTATCCTACAGTTTATTAAGTTGCTGTTCAAACTCTTAATAGCTATGAACCTGGTATGCCCATTTACTGCCAAAATAAGAGGCTGTAGGATATCTATTTTGTCATATGATTTGTTATGAGGTTTGGTCTTAATGTTTAATCATTTAATAAATCTCATTACATGGGGttccatttttgaaattgtCATTAGCTCTAACAATTTGGTGCCTATACCTTTTAAAGTTTGAACCTCTGTTTTTTTCACCTAAAATTAAGAgcacataatttaatttttggttggTATGGACATTAATCCATGATAAAGGGTAAAATGGATTGGGGTTGGTGCAGGTCAGAGTTGAACCTGACCAACTAATGCTGAAGCTTTGATGGGGATGATGCATTTTATAAATAGGTTTTCCAAGATGTACATCTTGAATATCCTTCAGGAACTGAGTTTTGTATTCCATTAAAGATTTGTACTGAGTTAAGTGTCTTGTCACTGATGCGAGAATGGTTCTGGCTGCAGGAGTCCTAGAAAAGAAGTGTTTAATACCATTGGCTCTTTTAATTgcattttttattgttaaagACTCACCCTTTTGTGCAATGTTTCATTAATGCTGACAACATCAGTAGAATTATAGAATATAAATCGGTTTAGAAAGCCCTCTAGCCCATAGTTATCATAATCGCGATTCGAATCGTACAATTTGATTCGATTCACCCATAATTCGATACGAATCCTTAGGTGAATCGAAAAATGACCTGAATCGTGGCCGAACCGACGATTCGGCAGCGAATCGCAGTATATCGGTGAATCGAGCGATTCACTGTGAttcttaaatatataaaagaaaaacttaAACAGGAAATAAAAGAAGCTAAAGGGTCGCTGCCTTTTCATATTTCGAGAGATTTGAAATAAATGAAAGAGGAAAAAGAGACTTTTCAGTTTCACTTACCTATTTAAATAGAACTAAAACCCATCAATTCcattcatatttttaaagttttaaacttcaaATACCAAAAGAGCATGATGGAATAGCAAAGTTGAAGAAAGAATTGAATAGAGAATCAcggtttttttttattgtgaatGAGGTGTTATTAATATTGACAAAGTTATACACTTACTTATGCATGCTATAGACTCACACAGCACATGCCACGCAACAAGCCAACATACATGATTATACTTTACGTTCCATTAGTCAGTAGCCACTAGCCAGTACTAATTTTTGTCTTATTATTAATTTGAGTTCTAGAATGAATATGAATTTGTGATTACAAATTAAACACTTTTATTAAAAGtactctatttttatttcttaagaCTTTTTTGTTGTTAAACAATTATATAATTCATATgttgaaatatatataaaatacaatttatgtgagtatatttttttataaataatattacaaATATTAACCGAATCTTACGATTTGCTTCGATTCTTGATTCACCGATTCAATAACCAAGCATTTCGATTCTCGATTCGAATCCCGATTTGACAACTATATAGCCCTACCTCTTCTCGCCTGCATGGCACTGTCTAGCATAGGAATAATAATGTAGTTCCCCAGTCACATATCAGTAATTGACTGTAGATAAAGTTTATATAAAGCAGCAAGTGAACTACTATTAGGATAAGTCCAGCTAGGGTGAgcaaaaaccaaacaaaaccaaaaaaccaaaccaaaccgaagtTTGTTGTTTAGTTCGGTTGttcggtgaaaacggtttggttcAGTGGGTAATTTAGAAAAGTTTGTAGTCTGGTTAGAGTTTCAGTTTGGGGgtttttaaaaccgaaataaccaaTGAAACCGAATTTCCTAAAATTAATAaggaatttttttgacattatatctaaatttcagggcttttttgttatttagcctaaaatttaaaggtttttaTTTTGGAAATAAGCCCAAACTGAATTTTAAACCTGAAACAGAAACCAAACTGCACTTTACAGAAAGtcctttcaaaaaaatttcGGTGTTTGGTGAAAAAACTAAGGTCGGTCAACCATTCAGAAAAGTTTGGCACCGTCGGTTTCAGTCGATTCGGAAACCGAACAAGATTGAACAcaccgatgctcacccctaagTCAAGCCTTGCCTCCAGTTGTTAGGCAACCAGTTCACACAATCTTGTGTCAGGGAAATTGATTCATCAAATGCCAATTTCCTATTTGTCTTTGATGTCCAAGGACTCTTCATGTTAATGTAAAATGCCGGAGCTGATATTTTGAAACTCTAGAATTTGCTCTCATTTCAACATTGTGTGTAATGCAGTTAACATAAACCTTGGTGGGGTTGGTTTTATGTCCACTGAGCAGAAGAAAAAGCTTCTCTGGGGGAGTAAGAAGAGCACAAGTTCAGAAGTGGTATGTGGTATTTTTTCCTTCAATTATATTATAGTCTGGAAAGTCTATGCGTGTTCTATATACCGGTCAGTGTATTCTAACCCCTTTCCCTCTTTTACAGTCTGCCCGTCAGTGGGATACTGCACTCTTTGATGATAATGAGAGGCGAGATAAGTTCAACAAACTCATGGTAAATAATATTTCCCTATtgctcaatattttttttaaattgcaaGTTGCGTGTGGTTCGAATGAATTCCATAAGATTCATTTGTGTATGAATATAGGTGTATTTGGTTTATATAGAAGTTCATTTAGTAACTCTATTTTGTATGTTCCGTAGAATTGGTCAATGTTTATATCAATTAAACTAGTAAATGAAATAAACtgtagaaaagaaaaaaagatccTAAATGCATGTTTGTACTCAATTACTTCACCACCTACTAACACAATTTTAGAGTCTGAGGTTGCATTGGTGCCTATGGCCAAATGTAGGGTGTGAAGGGCGACGTGAAGGCAGATCAGAAATCCAACACAGAAGATGGCGATGGTCGTCTTCAAGCAGAGAAGCAAAAGGAAGTCCAGTTGGATTTAGAGAAGCAGTACACTGCTGGTCTTCGACGGAGAGATGGCCGCACTGTCGGATTAGGCCTTTAATTGTCTTTCTAAGATTACTTTGCACTCGCACCACAATGTTTTCTAATATTTTGTTGTACCCATATGCGATAAATATGATTCTCATGGCTTTTAGACCCAGTGAGTGTAATTTGCAATTTGTTACTGACCATCTTACTCTTTTGCAGATTGGCCACCGGTATTGGGTGTGCGAAAAACCAACTAATCAAATTGATAATTTCGATTTAGTgtggtttgatatttttttaatttggcttttaatttggtttgattttggcaaaaaataACATATCTACTTCAAAATAATCTGTATATATGCCTTCTTCatctatttcaaaataatatgcttaattaactaattaatgatattattttatttaaataatctatGTGGAATACTGTaaaagattaatttgatttttttaaaaaccataATTTGTTCGTTTTTGATCAACTGCAGCGTATTACTTGATTTCATGTCTAGAATTGAGTGTGGCATGTGTGGGGTGGTTCGGCCAAATCTCTATATTTAtagggttttaattttatttgatcgtACTATGTTGATTATCTTCTCCCCCAGTAGTTTAAATAGGATTCAGTTAGGGTGTAGGGAAAGGTAGTGTTTAGATTAGGTTCAGCTTGTATAGGTGTTAGGGCCAGTTTTACTCCATCTTaggtaaataattaattaattttgtaataatCAGTATATGTGCCATGAAAAGGTAACAAAAAGGTTGTTTGGTGTTTGGAAGTATCAAAAAGGGCTGATAGGGCCATAAGAGTTTGAATATGGTCAATTTTAGAGTTTTTGACAGATTTGTTTCCACAGAACAGaacttaaaaaattcaaattctgTGCCTCCTTAAAAAAAGATACTTATTTTGTGTTTGTGCCCACCCAATCCGCATTAGTAAATAAATTTAGAAGTTTCGacgtaatataaaatatataagttaagatatatatatatatatatatatatactttctccgtcccaaaataatagtccattttctcctttttacacagtttaagaaacacAATTACTGCTCTAATTTTTAACAACTTTATTCTCATTTTTTCTATCATACCCTCATTAAATGTTAtgtctaatttatattttagactaatagtaataaataatacacaataaataagggtaaaatggaaaaatcaacactttaaattgtgatttacaAAGAATGTGGACAActatttgggacaaaaaaaagaggaaactgaactattgttttgggacggagggagtaataaataaaaagaaaaaagaaaaaaaagagaggtAGAGTATGATGGGGAagaaagtttagggattaaattgaacctttttttctttttatttatttattatataaatataaatataatttttatatatagctTAACTCATATACTTTTATATTACGTcgaaactttcaaattttgacattttaattttggggttttatccgaaactTTTAACTCTACATTTAGAgatttatattgatatattaatttttactaTATTTACCCTCTAAATTTCATTTGCTCCATTTAAAACCggttattaaaattgaaattgtcaaatttaaagtttagatttttataattacGATGTACTTCTTAAGACacctataaattaattttatatttaaataatatgtaagtaattgagtttaaTCGAATATTTGATcgttaaattaaaaaagaaattaaaagaacGATCGTATAAGTTACAGAAATGATTGAGGAAACTATTAACCATATTTCATATTGataataaagacaaaaaaaggaaataataaattattggttTAAATTAGAAACTAAACCaataattttacttaattttgcATACAATCCGCACTCATATAATGCAGATTACAGCTTTTATCAATTATTACTCACCCAATCCGCATTTTAAAAATGCGGATTGGGTGGGCCCAGGCACAAAAtcggtattttttttaagagaGAATTAGAGAATTACCTAAATAAGAAAAGTATTAGCAATTA
This window of the Mercurialis annua linkage group LG5, ddMerAnnu1.2, whole genome shotgun sequence genome carries:
- the LOC126681244 gene encoding uncharacterized protein LOC126681244 isoform X1, which gives rise to MESPGKRAGSPKRSGSPISEHQRRRKDDERDLDRDSEYSNRHPDRYSSRSSSTRHDEYSRRDEERRRDSRFAGYSDIVRDESRDNLRNARGKYGSSWHGSKDYRASKHNSQDNDRDRYRRDRDVRDEKRDYHRSSGDHKSYRNRDSYENNQRELKDTDKEKDRYDRVSQGDKSISGSGNQESVPKRPKLFTSDWDVQHSKDANETLKQVDEVVPAQQFHATNSEAANDLNSAKVAAMKAAELVNINLGGVGFMSTEQKKKLLWGSKKSTSSEVSARQWDTALFDDNERRDKFNKLMSLRLHWCLWPNVGCEGRREGRSEIQHRRWRWSSSSREAKGSPVGFREAVHCWSSTERWPHCRIRPLIVFLRLLCTRTTMFSNILLYPYAINMILMAFRPSECNLQFVTDHLTLLQIGHRYWVCEKPTNQIDNFDLVWFDIFLIWLLIWFDFGKK
- the LOC126681244 gene encoding uncharacterized protein LOC126681244 isoform X2, which translates into the protein MESPGKRAGSPKRSGSPISEHQRRRKDDERDLDRDSEYSNRHPDRYSSRSSSTRHDEYSRRDEERRRDSRFAGYSDIVRDESRDNLRNARGKYGSSWHGSKDYRASKHNSQDNDRDRYRRDRDVRDEKRDYHRSSGDHKSYRNRDSYENNQRELKDTDKEKDRYDRVSQGDKSISGSGNQESVPKRPKLFTSDWDVQHSKDANETLKQVDEVVPAQQFHATNSEAANDLNSAKVAAMKAAELVNINLGGVGFMSTEQKKKLLWGSKKSTSSEVSARQWDTALFDDNERRDKFNKLMGVKGDVKADQKSNTEDGDGRLQAEKQKEVQLDLEKQYTAGLRRRDGRTVGLGL